In a genomic window of Wyeomyia smithii strain HCP4-BCI-WySm-NY-G18 chromosome 1, ASM2978416v1, whole genome shotgun sequence:
- the LOC129723656 gene encoding uncharacterized protein LOC129723656, giving the protein MVATCSAGFCQQELGAGITWFLFPPQPNRKRIWMQRLQVKEDPQRPYMLACRKHFSEAQFRNSVNGKQLTSDAVPDMFIVEEEDCQDTASLEEPIPSPLVEKPLVDSVCRLCLVRSDNLQTLFPMKETDDCIGPSIVLRTLGVKIELKADLPSGCCLTCINTIKSIRCVRERFQETDWAMHQNFEAAVEAANQTESPTPSETQAENADTLQLEIYEEARDGEQADDDTELTVVEVEDLRYVQPMAKRSRLGNSR; this is encoded by the exons ATGGTGGCCACCTGCAGTGCCGGGTTTTGCCAGCAAGAGCTGGGTGCTGGGATAACGTGGTTTCTCTTTCCACCCCAGCCAAACCGCAAGCGTATCTGGATGCAGCGCCTGCAGGTAAAGGAAGATCCGCAGCGACCGTACATGTTGGCCTGCAGAAAACATTTCTCTGAGGCACAGTTTCGTAATTCTG TCAATGGTAAACAATTAACTAGCGATGCCGTTCCCGACATGTTCATTGTTGAAGAAGAAGACTGTCAAGACACTGCGTCGCTGGAGGAACCGATTCCGTCCCCTCTTGTTGAAAAGCCTCTTGTTGATTCGGTGTGTCGCTTATGTTTAGTTCGAAGTGACAATTTACAAACACTTTTTCCAATGAAAGAAACAGACGATTGCATTGGTCCGTCAATAGTTTTACGTACTTTGGGAGTAAAG ATTGAATTAAAAGCGGATCTACCGAGTGGGTGCTGTCTGACCTGCATAAACACGATCAAAAGTATCAGGTGCGTTCGCGAACGCTTCCAGGAAACGGACTGGGCAATGCACCAGAACTTTGAAGCGGCCGTGGAAGCAGCAAACCAAACAGAATCACCGACTCCATCAGAAACTCAGGCAGAAAATGCCGACACGTTGCAGCTCGAAATTTATGAAGAAGCCCGGGACGGCGAACAGGCAGACGATGACACGGAACTCACGGTTGTGGAAGTGGAAGATTTGCGCTATGTTCAACCAATGGCGAAGAGAAGTCGCCTAGGGAACTCTCGGTGA